One segment of Lutra lutra chromosome 12, mLutLut1.2, whole genome shotgun sequence DNA contains the following:
- the UNC119B gene encoding protein unc-119 homolog B, with amino-acid sequence MSGSNPKAAAAGSAAGSGGLVTGKEEKKKTGGGVLNRLKARRQAPHHAAEDSIGAAVTEQELLALDIIRPEHVLRLSRVTENYLCKPEDNIYSIDFTRFKIRDLETGTVLFEIAKPCVSDQEEEEDDEGGDVDISAGRFVRYQFTPAFLRLRTVGATVEFTVGDKPVSNFRMIERHYFREHLLKNFDFDFGFCIPSSRNTCEHIYEFPQLSEDVIRLMIENPYETRSDSFYFVDNKLIMHNKADYAYNGGQ; translated from the exons ATGAGCGGGTCGAACCCCAAGGCTGCGGCCGCGGGGTCGGCGGCTGGGTCTGGGGGGCTTGTGACCggcaaggaagagaagaagaagactgGGGGCGGCGTCCTGAACCGACTCAAGGCGCGGCGGCAGGCGCCCCACCACGCGGCAGAGGACAGCATCGGGGCGGCGGTCACGGAGCAGGAGCTGTTGGCTCTCGACATCATCCGGCCCGAGCACGTCCTTCGCCTCAGCCGGGTCACCGAGA attatttatgtAAACCCGAAGATAACATCTACAGTATTGATTTCACTCGTTTCAAAATTCGAGACTTGGAGACAGGGACAGTGCTCTTTGAGATCGCCAAACCCTGTGTTTCAG atcaagaggaggaggaggatgatgaAGGTGGAGACGTGGATATCAGCGCAGGACGTTTTGTCCGCTATCAGTTCACACCAGCCTTTCTCCGCCTCCGGACAGTCGGGGCGAC AGTGGAGTTCACAGTGGGAGACAAACCTGTGTCAAACTTCCGGATGATCGAGCGGCACTATTTCCGGGAACACTTGCTGAAAAACTTTGACTTCGATTTCGGCTTCTGCATCCCCAGCAGTAGGAACACTTGTGAACATATCTATGAGTTTCCCCAGCTTTCGGAGGATGTCA TTCGTCTGATGATTGAAAACCCCTATGAGACCCGCTCTGACAGCTTCTACTTTGTCGACAACAAGCTGATAATGCACAACAAGGCCGACTATGCCTATAACGGAGGCCAGTGA